The Asticcacaulis excentricus CB 48 genomic sequence TTCTGGCCACCGACCCGGACCGCGAAGGCGAGGCTATTTCCTGGCACGTGCTGGAAGTGCTCAATAAAAAGAAGGTGTTAAAGGAAAAGGTCGTCGAGCGCGTCACCTTCAACGCCATTACCAAGGCTTCAGTTCAGGAGGCCATGGCTGCCCCGCGTCAGATCGACATGGAGCTAGTCGAGGCCTATCTTGCGCGCCGCGCGCTTGATTACCTCGTGGGCTTTACGCTGTCGCCGGTTCTTTGGCGCAAGCTGCCGGGGGCGCGTTCGGCTGGCCGTGTGCAGTCCGTGGCGCTTAAGATCATCGTCGATCGCGAGCTGGAGATCGAAAAGTTCAAGTCCGAAGAATATTGGACCGTCGACGCCGAGGTGTCGGCCAATTCGCCACCGTTTACGGCGCGTCTGAACGTTCTGAACGGCAAGAAGCTCGCCAAGTTCGACCTTGAAAACGCCGAAAAGGCAGAAGCGGCGCGCAAGGCCATCTCGCTGTCAAAATTTGCTGTGGAATCGGTGGAGCAGAAGCCGGGCAAGCGCACTCCGCCCCCGCCCTTCACCACCTCTACTCTGCAGCAGGAAGCGGCGCGCAAGCTGGGCTTTTCGGCGCAGCGCACCATGCAGACTGCGCAGAAGCTCTATGAAGGCGTCGATATTGGCGGGGAAACGACCGGCCTAATTACCTATATGCGGACCGACGGCGTGTTTATCGACCCGGCGGCCATCGGTGAGATTCGTAAAGCCGTAGGTGAACGCTTCGGCAGCGCCTATGTACCGTCCGAACCACGCCTCTACAAGGTCAAGGCCAAGAACGCACAGGAGGCCCACGAAGCCATCCGCCCGACCTCTATCTTCCGCCGTCCGGAGACCCTACGCCTCGAAGGTGATCAGGCGCGCCTATACGAACTGATCTGGAAGCGCACCATGGCCGCCCAGATGGAGGCCGCCCGCGTTGAAAAGACCACCATTGACCTCCTCAATCATGACAAGTCGATTGGTCTGCGCTCCACGGGCCAGGTCATCACCTTCGACGGCTATCTTGCGCTCTACGAAGAGGGCAAGGACGACGAGACGGACGAGGACGGTGGCCGCCTTCCGCAATTGCGGACCGGCACACTGGTCGACGTACACGACATCAAACCGGCTCAGCACTTTACCGAGCCGCCGCCGCGCTACTCCGAAGCCTCGCTGGTTAAGCGCATGGAAGAATTGGGCATTGGTCGCCCCTCGACCTACGCCTCAATCCTCAGCGTGCTGCGCGACCGCGACTACGTACGCATGGACAAGAACCGCTTTATCCCGGAAGACAAGGGCCGTCTCGTCACCGCCTTCCTCGATCAGTTCTTCTCGCGCTACGTGCAGTATGATTTCACCGCTGACCTGGAGGAAAAGCTCGACCTCGTCTCGGCAGGCGACCTGAATTGGAAGGCGCTGCTGCGAGAATTCTGGCAGGATTTCCACGCCAAAGCCGGTGAAATCAGCGAATTCCGCGTGTCCGAAGTGCTGGACCGCCTCAATGACGCGCTGGCGCCGCACATCTTCCCGGACAAGGGCGATGGTTCCAATCCGCGCGCCTGCCCAACCTGCGGCACCGGGCAACTGAGCCTGAAGACTTCGCGCTTCGGGGCTTTTGTCGGCTGCTCCAACTACCCGGAATGCAAATATACGCGCCCCGTCGGCAACCCGGAAAACGCCTCGGAAGTCGCTGCTGCCTCCGGCGACCGCGAACTGGGCAGAGATCCGGAGACCGGCAAGGTGGTGGCGCTCAAAATCGGGCGCTTCGGCCCCTATGTGCAGCTTGGCGAAGCGGAGTCCAAGGACGACAAGCCCAAACGCTCCTCCCTACCCAAAGCCTGGCCCCCGGCGTCGATTGATCTCGACCGCGCGCTGAAACTGTTGTCCCTGCCGCGCAAGGTTGGTGACCACCCGGAAGACGGCAAGCCGATTACGGCAGCGCTAGGTCGTTTCGGCCCATTTATCGAGCACGAAAAGACCTATGCCAACCTGCCGAGCTTCGATGAGATCTTCGAAGTCGGCCTCAACCGCGCCGTCGTGCTGCTAGCCGAAAAGCGCGCCAATGCCAAGGGCAAGGCCTCAACGGTGGCGACGCTGAAAGAGCTGGGGGCGCATCCGGAATCCGGCGACGCCATTCAGGTCATGGCCGGTCGCTATGGCCCTTATGTCAAGTGCGGCAAGGTCAATGCCACTATCCCCAAAGACACAGCGCCCGAAGATGTGACGCTGGAGCAGGCGCTGGCGCTCATTGAGGCCAAGGGCGGCGTGAAAAAGACGGCCGCCAAAAAAACCACTGCAAAAAAAGCAGCCCCCGCTAAAAAACCAGCTACAAAGAAAGCCACCACGTCCAAAAAAGCGCCGGCTAAAAAGGCCAAGGCGGAGGCTTAAACGCCTCTCTTCTCCCTCTGCCAAAGGCTTGGGGAGGTGGCGGCGAATGAAAAGAGCTGACGGACAGGATAACTCCAATCCTGTACATAAACCGCGCCGACACCTTTGAACCTCGACGGTGCGTCACGAGTGGCCATCGAGCGTATGACCAAGAGCTGAACCGCCGCCGTGCGCTTCGCTACGCTCAGCCCTTCTCAATGCCTTCGGCACAGGAGTGTTTGTGTTTACACCTTCAATTCGGTCAAGGCATGCTGTGTGATGCGCGTCGCGGCCTGAAGGCCCATCGCCACCATGATCAGGGCCACAATGGCGTCGGGTAGCGTATTCCGCGTGAAATAAACACCGACCGCGGCCCCCAGTACCATCAGATTGCCAATGGCGTCGTTGCGCGTACACAGCCATACCGACATCATATTGGAATCGCCTTCGCGGTACTTCCACAGCAGCAGCGCCGACCCAACATTGGACGCGACCGCCAGCAGACTGATCAGGCCCATCACCTCGGCGCGGGGCACAGTCCCAGTGTAGACCTGCCACAGGGTTGTGCCCATAATCCACAAGGCGAACCCGAACATGCTGGCCGCCTTGAGTAGCGACGCTCTGGCGCGAACCTTGACCGCCGCCGTCAGGACAAACAGGCTCAGGGCGATATTAGCCGCGTCTCCGGCAAAGTCGAGCGAATCGGCCAGCAGCGCTTTCGACTGGCTTTGCAGACCCGCGCCAATTTCGACAAAGAACATGGCAGCATTGACGGCCATCACCCACCACAGGGCACGGCGATACGCCGGATCGGTCGCGGGACCGATATGGTGGCTGTGGCCACGATGATCGTAAGGGCTGTGATCATGATCATGATGATGGGAATGCGCGGACATAGAACCTCATTCAGCAGGCAATTAGCTTGCGCCTTTTCATCTGCCGGGTGCAAGCTATTATCCCGATCAGGGTTGCAGCTCCGTCAGGCCCAGCCTATGTGTAGCTAACTACATTACAGATCACGCGAGGTACTGCCATGTCCAGCCCTAAGCTCATCGCCATTTCCGGTTCGCTGCGCAAAGCGTCCTACACGACGGCCCTGCTGCGAACCTTGGCGGCCAATGCCCCGGCCGGTGTCGAGATTGAAGTCGCCGAAGTGGCCGATATTCCCGTCTACAATCAGGACCTGGATGTCGAGCCCTATCCGGAAGGCGTGGCGCGTCTGCGGGCTCAGGTTCTGGGGGCAGACGGAGTGCTGATCGGCAGCCCGGAGTATAACTACGCCATGCCGGGGTCGATCAAGAACCTGCTAGACTGGCTGTCGCGCCCGTATGGCAAGGCGGCGTTGGCGGGCAAGCCGGCCCTGATTATAACCACCTCTCCGGCCTCGACCGGCGGTGTGCGGGCGCAATCGCAGATTCGTGGCACTCTGGCGGCCATTGGCGCACATCCGCTGGGCGGCGCTGAGGTGGTCGTTCCCTTTATCGACAAGAAGACCACCGACGGTGTGTTTACGGATGAAGGCACGCTGAGCTTTATCGAAGCTCAGGTCAGACGCCTAGTCGATGAGATCGAGGTGCGTAAGACCTAAGAGTTTTCGGCCACGAAACCCACGAAAAGGCTGCCCCATTTGCATTGCCTGCAGGACCCGGACCTTCCTTCATGTGGCAAGCCGAAGTGAGGGGCGCTACGCGCCGCAGGGGGGGCGAACCACAGATTATACAGATGGTACAGATTGGCGCCGCGCGCCCATACTGTTGAGGCAAGCACGGATAGTCTGCGAAATCTGTGGTTTCTATAAATCTTGGTCGGCAAGTATAACACCTGATAAATCAGGCGCAGACCTGTGCTACAGGCTCCCGTTTGTGCTTCTTGTGTTTTCCGTGGCCAGTACTTTTAAACCAGCCGCACTGACTTTGCGCCGGATTCGTTCAGCAGCAGAAACAGGTCGACGACCGCCTTGGGCGGGGCCGAGCCGAAGTCGATGCGGAACTGCCCGTCTTCGAAGCGGAAGCTATGCAGCACATTAGCCAGCGCTTCACGGTGTTCGTCCTCGCCTTCGCGCGGCGTGATCCAGTCTTCAAACCACACCTGCAAATCGGCCTTTGACGGCAAGGCCACGTCGCTCAACACCACCACATCGTCCCAACGTAGGCGCTCAATCACCACATCCATGCCGGTAATCGTCACCGTAATCGGCTTGAAGCTCAACATCCGCGAAGGCTCAAAGCGCACGACGCGCGGGTCAGCGTCGGTGATCAGATAATCGGCCACCAGGAGACCCTCAAACAGGGCCGCGTCATCGGCCTCCAGAAGCACTTCCGGCTCTCCGGCATTGCCCGCCATGCGGTGATTTTCAATAAACGAGCGATATTGCTCAAGGTAATGCGTACGCGCCTGCTGGAGAAAATTCACCAGAGGCCGCAGCCCATGTTGGGTGTAGCGTTCAGATTCGGAACCGGTAGTGGCCTGTGAGGTCATGGATAAACAACTGGTCTTCCTGCTTCGGTCCGCGACCGATATTATGAATGACCTGATACCGGTTCCGGCTCAGAAAGGCCAGATGATCCGAAACAATCATGATGTGCGGTCGGCGTATGCCGATGACGCGACAGGTCACAAGGTCTCCCGGCCTATAGTCTTCAGGCCTCTGGCTAACCGGCAGAACCGTACCAAAGCGCTGGAAAAAGACCTGAAGATTGAGCACCCGGCGATGATCAATGTTGCGATCGGGCTGTTTAAGGCCCCACAGGTTGGGATAGAGGCGAAAATGCGCCTGCATATCCTCGTGCACAAGTTTTTGGAGGTCGATTCCGATGGCCCGATAAGCTCGGATGACCACATCGGTGCATACGCCTTTGTCCGACGCGACATCCCCCATCGGGTAAGGGATCCGTGTATAGGCGGGATCATAGGTCACACGCTGATGCGTCTGGTCATAAGCCGCCTTAAGGAAGCGCGCAGACAGTGATCTTACCTGCGCCCTTGCCACACCCGGCAGCCATAGGCCCGCCACACCCGCTATACTTTTCCGACGACTGATCACCGTCAAAAATCGGACCCTTACCGCGTCGATTTATCCAGCGCTTCACCGACCGACTCGATATCGCGGCCGACGCCCTTGATGGTGTTACAGGCCGACAGCACCGGTAAAATGGCGATCAGCGACAGAATGACGAGACGCTTCATGTTAGGCAATCCTTCTCAAAAACAGGACAGATCCGAGACGGTTAATCCGAAGCTGTCGCGCTGGCAATGAAAGAGTCATGCCGGAAGATAGGGGCAAAATAAAGAAGCCATCAATGGCTGTGGAACAGGCTCAGCTTTTCGGGCGCCTTGCGCTCCCACAGATATTCATGCAGCGGGAACACCAGGGTCTGCACCACCGGCTCAATCAGGCCGATGCCGAGCGCAATCGCCCAGTTACCGGTCAGGACAAAGGCGACGGTCGAAGCGACCAGAACGTGAATGGTCCCGTAGGACAGGGTTTTGGCAATCAAACGCATGACGGGTCTCCTGTGGAGCGATCTCCGGTGTGCTGTGAGAATAGGCGCGGAGGGCGTAAGAGGGAAATTGATCCTCTTTGAGTTTTCGATAAATAAGAATTATTCTCAATTCCGAAACCCCTCTTGCCTGCAAGGGTGCGGCGAGATTAAGGACGGGTATGATCGCCTCCCCTTCTATCGCCGTGATCGGCGCCGGCCCCGCGGGGCTGATGCTGGCCGAACGCCTCAGCGCCGCGGGCGTCCGGGTCGATATCTATGACCGCATGCCCTCGGTAGCGCGTAAGTTTCTGATGGCCGGGCGAGGCGGGCTGAACCTCACTCATTCCGAACCTCTGGCGGCCTTTATTGGGCGCTATGGCGCACAGGCGGCGGTGCTGAAGCCCGTCATTGAGGCCTTTCCGCCCAGGGCCTTGCGCGACTGGGCCGACGGACTTTGTGCTGACACCTTTGTCGGGACTAGCGGGAGGGTCTTCCCAAAGGCGTTAAAGGCCTCGCCCCTGCTGCGCCAATGGCTGACGCGACTGGAAGCAAAGGGGGTCCGCTTTCATCAGCGCCACACATGGACCGGGTGGGACGGATCGGCTTTGATGTTCGACCATATGGGCCAAAGCGTGCGCGTCGCAGCCGATGTGACCGTGCTGGCGCTGGGCGGAGCCAGTTGGCCAAGGCTGGGGTCGGACGGCGGCTGGACCCGCTTGTTGAACGAAAATGGCGTGCCCGTCGCGCCCTTGCGCCCGGC encodes the following:
- a CDS encoding DUF2061 domain-containing protein, with the translated sequence MRLIAKTLSYGTIHVLVASTVAFVLTGNWAIALGIGLIEPVVQTLVFPLHEYLWERKAPEKLSLFHSH
- the topA gene encoding type I DNA topoisomerase, which codes for MNLVIVESPAKAKTINKYLGKDYTVLASYGHVRDLPSKDGSVKPDEDFAMSWEVDAKASKRLSDIADAARKSERVILATDPDREGEAISWHVLEVLNKKKVLKEKVVERVTFNAITKASVQEAMAAPRQIDMELVEAYLARRALDYLVGFTLSPVLWRKLPGARSAGRVQSVALKIIVDRELEIEKFKSEEYWTVDAEVSANSPPFTARLNVLNGKKLAKFDLENAEKAEAARKAISLSKFAVESVEQKPGKRTPPPPFTTSTLQQEAARKLGFSAQRTMQTAQKLYEGVDIGGETTGLITYMRTDGVFIDPAAIGEIRKAVGERFGSAYVPSEPRLYKVKAKNAQEAHEAIRPTSIFRRPETLRLEGDQARLYELIWKRTMAAQMEAARVEKTTIDLLNHDKSIGLRSTGQVITFDGYLALYEEGKDDETDEDGGRLPQLRTGTLVDVHDIKPAQHFTEPPPRYSEASLVKRMEELGIGRPSTYASILSVLRDRDYVRMDKNRFIPEDKGRLVTAFLDQFFSRYVQYDFTADLEEKLDLVSAGDLNWKALLREFWQDFHAKAGEISEFRVSEVLDRLNDALAPHIFPDKGDGSNPRACPTCGTGQLSLKTSRFGAFVGCSNYPECKYTRPVGNPENASEVAAASGDRELGRDPETGKVVALKIGRFGPYVQLGEAESKDDKPKRSSLPKAWPPASIDLDRALKLLSLPRKVGDHPEDGKPITAALGRFGPFIEHEKTYANLPSFDEIFEVGLNRAVVLLAEKRANAKGKASTVATLKELGAHPESGDAIQVMAGRYGPYVKCGKVNATIPKDTAPEDVTLEQALALIEAKGGVKKTAAKKTTAKKAAPAKKPATKKATTSKKAPAKKAKAEA
- a CDS encoding DUF1287 domain-containing protein, yielding MISRRKSIAGVAGLWLPGVARAQVRSLSARFLKAAYDQTHQRVTYDPAYTRIPYPMGDVASDKGVCTDVVIRAYRAIGIDLQKLVHEDMQAHFRLYPNLWGLKQPDRNIDHRRVLNLQVFFQRFGTVLPVSQRPEDYRPGDLVTCRVIGIRRPHIMIVSDHLAFLSRNRYQVIHNIGRGPKQEDQLFIHDLTGHYRFRI
- a CDS encoding entericidin A/B family lipoprotein; its protein translation is MKRLVILSLIAILPVLSACNTIKGVGRDIESVGEALDKSTR
- a CDS encoding NADPH-dependent FMN reductase, whose translation is MSSPKLIAISGSLRKASYTTALLRTLAANAPAGVEIEVAEVADIPVYNQDLDVEPYPEGVARLRAQVLGADGVLIGSPEYNYAMPGSIKNLLDWLSRPYGKAALAGKPALIITTSPASTGGVRAQSQIRGTLAAIGAHPLGGAEVVVPFIDKKTTDGVFTDEGTLSFIEAQVRRLVDEIEVRKT
- a CDS encoding cation transporter, producing the protein MSAHSHHHDHDHSPYDHRGHSHHIGPATDPAYRRALWWVMAVNAAMFFVEIGAGLQSQSKALLADSLDFAGDAANIALSLFVLTAAVKVRARASLLKAASMFGFALWIMGTTLWQVYTGTVPRAEVMGLISLLAVASNVGSALLLWKYREGDSNMMSVWLCTRNDAIGNLMVLGAAVGVYFTRNTLPDAIVALIMVAMGLQAATRITQHALTELKV